In Perca fluviatilis chromosome 11, GENO_Pfluv_1.0, whole genome shotgun sequence, the following proteins share a genomic window:
- the LOC120568546 gene encoding reticulocyte-binding protein 2 homolog a-like → MGSPFSLLILFSLFSRYAQQQTCSSLHNPNMVCKYAENEQTIYNNEEIRIVLVGKTGAGKSATGNTILGEQYFKTDFSPKSLTKHCAKANSKVDGLKIAVIDTPGVFDTRIDEKKTIKDITQSVAYASPGPHIFLVVIKLDRFTEEEKKTVQKIQEIFGEEADKYSMVLFTHGDQLKGKPIEKFLKDSEELQELVDKCNGQYHVFNNEMNDHSQVRELLDKIRNITEKNGGSHYTTEMFQEAERKIGEEKRRILKEKEEQMRKKEEEIKKKIEEKYEYELQIGKPAEWMKMIVAVRDREMETSVTIYRVAQENYARLEAENSCLILYLIKVIFNFFKNVWGKQQTCTSLHNPTMASKYSKNEPTIHNNEALRIVLVGKTGVGKSATGNSILGKLCFKSEFSFNSLTEECEKVFGVADGQLVSVIDTPGLFDTSVDEKKTRTDIAQSISYASPGPHIFLVVIKIGRYTEEEKKTVQKINELFGEDAEKYSMVLFTHGDLLKGKTIEELLTNSRDLQELVAKCNGQYQVFNNEVKDRSQVRELLNKIRNIIKKNGGSHYTTAMFQRAERAIEEEKQRILKEKEEPLRREREELKKKLEEMLRKQMREEKADKEREKKLMVAHEQEMDEKTKQLSELQEKQARQEAEESTGVLKIIVLVASALALGAVFIVKARK, encoded by the exons AACAGACCATATATAATAATGAGGAGATCAGGATTGTGTTGGTGGGGAAGACCGGAGCTGGGAAGAGCGCCACAGGAAACACCATTCTGGGAGAACAGTATTTTAAAACCGATTTCTCTCCTAAATCTTTGACTAAACACTGTGCTAAGGCCAATTCTAAAGTGGATGGACTAAAGATTGCTGTTATTGACACTCCAGGTGTGTTTGACACGAGAATTGATGAAAAGAAAACCATTAAAGATATTACCCAGAGCGTTGCTTATGCTTCTCCTGGACCTCACATCTTCCTGGTCGTCATCAAACTGGACAGATtcacagaggaagaaaagaagacGGTGCAGAAGATTCAGGAAATCTTCGGAGAGGAAGCagacaaatacagcatggttcTCTTTACCCATGGTGACCAGCTCAAAGGGAAACCTATTGAGAAGTTCTTGAAGGACAGCGAAGAGCTGCAGGAACTTGTGGACAAATGTAACGGCCAGTACCACGTCTTTAATAATGAGATGAATGATCATTCTCAGGTCAGGGAGCTGCTCGACAAGATCAGAAACATAACAGAGAAGAACGGAGGAAGCCATTACACCACTGAAATGTTCCAGGAGGCAGAGAGGAAGATAGGAGAGGAGAAACGACGCATCcttaaagagaaagaagagcaaatgcgcaaaaaggaagaggaaataaagaagaaaatagaggaaaAGTATGAGTATGAGCTACAAATAGGAAAACCAGCTGAGTGGATGAAAATGATAGTTGCAGTTCGTGACAGAGAAATGGAGACGAGTGTAACCATATATAGGGTTGCGCAGGAAAATTATGCCAGACTGGAAGCTGAGAACAGTTGTTTAATACTTTACCTGATAAAAGTTAtcttcaatttttttaaaaatgtttgggGGAAA CAGCAGACCTGCACTTCTCTACATAACCCAACAATGGCCAGCAAATACTCCAAAAATG AACCGACCATACACAATAATGAGGCACTCAGGATTGTGTTGGTGGGGAAGACCGGAGTTGGGAAGAGTGCCACAGGAAACAGCATTCTGGGAAAACTTTGCTTTAAATCAGAGTTTTCTTTTAACTCTTTGACTGAAGAATGTGAAAAGGTTTTTGGTGTAGCGGATGGGCAATTGGTTTCTGTTATTGACACCCCAGGTCTGTTTGACACCAGCGTTGATGAAAAGAAAACGAGGACAGATATTGCCCAGAGCATTTCTTATGCTTCTCCTGGACCTCACATCTTCCTGGTCGTTATCAAAATAGGCCGATacacagaggaagagaagaagacaGTTCAGAAGATAAATGAACTTTTTGGTGAGGATGCAGAAAAATACAGCATGGTTCTCTTTACCCATGGTGACCTGCTCAAAGGGAAAACTATTGAGGAGTTATTGACGAACAGCAGAGACCTGCAGGAACTTGTGGCCAAATGTAACGGCCAGTACCAAGTCTTCAATAATGAGGTCAAGGATCGTTCTCAGGTCAGGGAGCTACTCAACAAGATCAGAAACATAATAAAGAAGAACGGAGGAAGTCATTACACCACTGCAATGTTCCAGAGGGCAGAGAGGGCAATAGAAGAGGAGAAACAACGAATCcttaaagagaaagaagagccACTgcgcagagagagggaggaactgAAGAAGAAACTAGAGGAAATGCTTAGAAAACAAATGAGAGAAGAGAAGGctgacaaggagagagagaaaaagctaATGGTAGCTCATGAACAAGAAATGGACGAGAAAACGAAGCAACTGAGCGAATTGCAGGAAAAGCAAGCTAGACAAGAAGCTGAGGAAAGCACTGGCGTTCTCAAAATTATAGTTTTGGTTGCATCAGCATTAGCCTTGGGTGctgtttttattgtgaaagcaAGAAAATAG
- the znf622 gene encoding zinc finger protein 622 encodes MASYTCISCRVAFTDGEVQRAHYKTDWHRYNLKRKVADMPPVTAENFQERVLAQRTAAEQQLSDAAATEGCAVCNKKFSSANAYQNHLQSHKHQQAEKQALLAAQRKVEMMNEKNLEKGLGDEKVDHDAKNEALQQALKEQQRPSPAKQGSSEGVTRKRAEKLEKPPRLMWLEEQAKRREGEDGATAVEEEWEDVQEEEEDDDEMEEEEEEDEEETMDQEEGDSAAASDPRPPALPGSIPVTDCLFCSHHSKSLMKNIGHMTKVHSFFIPDVEFLVDIKGLVRYLGEKVGAGNVCLWCNEKGRSFYSTEAVQSHMTDKSHCKLFTDGDAALEFADFYDFRSSYPDRKEGEDAEMAEEELPDDKNLEYDDETLELTLPSGATIGHRSLMRYYKQRFGAQRAVVLTHNKNAVGRVLRQYKALGWGGDAGSLYQKQKDMQYVQMMKSKWMLKLGMSNNATKQKHFRAQVMF; translated from the exons ATGGCCTCCTACACCTGCATCAGCTGCAGAGTGGCTTTCACAGATGGCGAGGTGCAGCGAGCGCACTACAAAACCGACTGGCACCGCTACAACCTGAAGCGCAAGGTCGCCGACATGCCACCGGTCACCGCCGAGAACTTCCAGGAGCGCGTCCTGGCCCAGCGGACGGCCGCCGAACAGCAGCTGAGCGACGCGGCAGCCACCGAGGGCTGCGCCGTCTGCAACAAGAAGTTCTCCAGCGCCAACGCCTACCAGAACCACCTGCAGTCACACAAGCACCAGCAGGCCGAGAAGCAGGCCCTGCTGGCCGCCCAGAGGAAAGTAGAGATGATGAACGAGAAGAATCTGGAGAAAGGGCTCGGGGACGAGAAGGTGGATCACGATGCCAAGAACGAGGCCCTGCAGCAGGCCCTGAAGGAGCAGCAGAGGCCCAGCCCGGCCAAGCAAGGCTCATCAGAAGGAGTGACGAGGAAGAGGGCGGAGAAGCTGGAGAAACCTCCCAGGCTGATGTGGCTGGAGGAGCAAGCCAAGAGGCGAGAGGGAGAAGATGGAGCCACAGCTGTGGAAG AAGAGTGGGAGGACGttcaggaagaggaggaagatgacgatgagatggaggaggaggaggaggaggatgaagaggagacgATGGATCAAGAGGAGGGAGACTCGGCCGCTGCGTCTGACCCCCGACCCCCTGCTCTGCCGGGCTCCATCCCCGTCACCGACTGCCTGTTCTGCTCCCACCACTCCAAGTCGCTCATGAAGAACATCGGCCACATGACCAAAGTCCACAGCTTCTTCATCCCCGACGTGGAGTTCCTCGTCGACATTAAGGGCCTCGTCCGATACCTCG gAGAGAAAGTCGGTGCTGGAAACGTGTGTTTATGGTGTAACGAGAAAGGCCGCTCGTTCTACTCGACAGAAGCGGTACAGAGTCACATGACAGACAAAAGCCATTGTAAACTCTTCACAGACGGCGACGCTGCCCTGGAGTTTGCAGACTTCTACGACTTCAG GAGCAGCTACCCAGACAGGAAGGAGGGAGAAGATGCTGAAATGGCCGAAGAGGAGCTGCCTGATGACAAAAACCTGGAGTACGACGACGAAACGCTGGAGCTGACTCTACCTTCAG GTGCTACGATCGGCCACCGCTCCCTCATGAGGTACTACAAACAGCGGTTCGGCGCTCAGAGAGCGGTCGTGCTCACCCACAATAAGAACGCTGTGGGCCGAGTCCTGCGGCAGTACAAAGCTCTGGGCTGGGGCGGAGACGCAG gcTCCCTCTACCAGAAACAGAAAGACATGCAGTACGTACAGATGATGAAGTCAAAATGGATGCTGAAGCTCGGCATGAGCAACAACGCCACCAAGCAGAAGCACTTCAGAGCCCAAGTGATGTTCTAA